In Streptomyces asoensis, a single genomic region encodes these proteins:
- a CDS encoding Lrp/AsnC family transcriptional regulator, producing the protein MLNELDERIVHALAEDARRSFADIGQLVGLSAPAVKRRVDRLRATGAITGFTVRVDPAALGWETEGFVEIYCRRNTSPETIQRGLERYQEVVAASTVTGDADAVAQVFAADMRHFERVLERIAGEPFVERTRSVLVLSPLLRRFSAGSPT; encoded by the coding sequence GAACTCGACGAACGCATCGTGCACGCCCTCGCCGAGGACGCCCGCCGCTCCTTCGCGGACATCGGGCAACTGGTCGGCCTGTCCGCGCCCGCCGTGAAACGGCGCGTGGACCGGCTGCGGGCCACCGGAGCCATCACCGGCTTCACCGTACGGGTCGATCCGGCGGCCCTCGGCTGGGAGACCGAGGGGTTCGTCGAGATCTACTGCCGGCGCAACACCTCCCCGGAGACCATCCAGCGGGGGCTCGAGCGCTACCAGGAGGTCGTGGCCGCGTCGACCGTCACCGGCGACGCGGACGCGGTCGCCCAGGTGTTCGCCGCCGACATGCGTCACTTCGAGCGGGTGCTGGAGCGCATCGCGGGGGAGCCGTTCGTGGAACGGACCCGCTCGGTCCTGGTCCTGTCGCCGCTGCTGCGCCGCTTCTCCGCGGGCTCCCCGACCTGA
- a CDS encoding carbon-nitrogen hydrolase family protein produces the protein MRTALLQSSGRPGSVDENLKVLDEAADRAAAAGAGLLAAPEMFLTGYAIGDDIGRLAEPADGDSADAIAEIAGRHGLAVAYGYPERDGDTVFNSAQLISAEGVRLANYRKTHLFGCFERDHFRPGEQPVVQAELNGLTVGLMICYDVEFPENVRAHALAGTDLLLVPTAQMHPFQFVAESVVPVRAFENQLYVAYVNRVGREGEFEFVGLSTLAGPDGVARARAGRAQELVFADADPVALAGSREANPYLSDRRPGLYGSLV, from the coding sequence ATGCGCACCGCCCTGCTCCAGAGCTCCGGCCGCCCCGGCTCCGTCGACGAGAACCTCAAGGTCCTCGACGAGGCCGCGGACCGGGCCGCCGCCGCGGGCGCCGGGCTGCTCGCCGCTCCGGAGATGTTCCTCACCGGATACGCGATCGGCGACGACATCGGCCGCCTCGCCGAGCCCGCCGACGGCGACTCCGCGGACGCGATCGCCGAGATCGCCGGCCGGCACGGACTCGCCGTCGCCTACGGCTACCCCGAGCGCGACGGCGACACGGTCTTCAACTCCGCGCAGCTGATCTCGGCCGAGGGCGTCCGGCTCGCGAACTACCGCAAGACCCACCTCTTCGGCTGCTTCGAGCGCGACCACTTCCGCCCGGGCGAGCAGCCGGTCGTCCAGGCCGAGCTGAACGGCCTCACCGTCGGCCTCATGATCTGCTACGACGTCGAGTTCCCGGAGAACGTGCGCGCCCACGCCCTCGCCGGCACCGACCTGCTGCTCGTGCCGACCGCGCAGATGCACCCCTTCCAGTTCGTCGCGGAGTCGGTGGTCCCGGTGCGCGCCTTCGAGAACCAGCTGTACGTGGCCTACGTCAACCGGGTCGGCCGGGAAGGGGAGTTCGAGTTCGTCGGCCTCTCCACGCTGGCCGGTCCCGACGGCGTCGCCCGGGCCCGCGCCGGACGCGCGCAGGAGCTGGTGTTCGCCGACGCCGACCCGGTCGCCCTCGCCGGCTCCCGCGAGGCGAACCCGTACCTGAGCGACCGCCGCCCCGGTCTCTACGGGTCCCTGGTCTGA